Below is a window of Pseudanabaenaceae cyanobacterium SKYG29 DNA.
CAGGCGCACTGGCAGGCACCACTTTCCCCATCGATCGGGCTTATACTGCCCAGCTACTCAACTTCCAAGGAGTGACCCGCAACAGCCTAGATAGTGTCAGCGATCGGGATTTTGTGGTGGAGTTTTGTTGTGCCAGTAGCCTGATCATGGTGCATTTGAGTCGACTGGCGGAAGAAGTAATTCTCTGGTCATCCCAGGAATTTCAGTTTGTCCTGCTGAGCGATCGGGTCAGCACAGGTTCCAGCATCATGCCCCAAAAGAAAAACCCCGATGTGCCAGAGTTAGTGCGGGGCAAAGCAGGGCGCGTCTTTGGGCATTTACAAGCCATATTAACTGTCCTCAAGGGCTTACCCCTTGCCTACAACAAAGATATGCAGGAAGACAAAGAACCTCTCTTTGATACTGTTAAAACTGTGCGTGCCTGTCTGCAGGCGATGACCATCCTGCTGCAAGAGGGTTTATCTTTTCGGGTTGATTCCCTCTATCGAGCGGTACACAGTGACTTTTCCAATGCTACGGATGTGGCTGACTACCTAGCTGCCAAGGGCATCCCCTTCCGGGAGGCTTACAACATTGTCGGACGCATCGTCAAAACTTGCATTGAAGAAGATATTTTGTTAGAACAACTCCCCCTCGATCGGTGGCAAGCATTTCATCCTCTTTTTGGTGAGGACATTTACGACGCTATCACTCCTGAACATGTAGTAGCTGCCCGCCGCAGTTACGGTGGTACTGCCCTAGAACAGGTGAAACTACAACTAGAGGAAGCAAAGAGAATCCTACAGGAGAGAGGTTAAACCAACCAAGCAGCATTGATAGAATGGGGGCAGTTTAGGTGAAACTTATGGCGAAAGCAATTTGGAATGGGGCAGTGATTGCTGAGTCCGATCGGTGTGAGATTGTAGAAAACAACTACTACTTTCCCCCCGAAGCGGTAAAAAAAGAATACTTACAACCATCCGACCATCACACCACCTGTGGCTGGAAGGGAGTAGCTAGTTACTACAACGTAGTTGTGGATGGCAAAGTCAATCCCAACGCTGCCTGGTACTACCCCGACCCCAAACCCGCTGCCCAAAATATCAAAGGCTACATTGCTTTTTGGAAAGGAGTACAAGTTCAACCCTGACATACCTCATTGCGCCCAGGGCTGGCAGAATGGAATCGTAGATTAAAACGACTGTATGACTACTGAAGTTCTGCGCTATAGTATTCTTGGTTCCCGTCGCTTCAGTAACTACTTTTTCGCTGTGGTGGTAGCGATCGGCGGCATTGGTTTTACCTTGGGAGGACTATCTAGCTTTTTCCAGGTTGACCTGCTTCCCACCGCCGACCTCAAGGATTTGCAATTTATTCCCCAGGGGCTGGCACTTAGTTTCTATGGCATTGCGGGCATTTTGTTAGACATTTACCTCTGGCTGGTGATTATTCTAGACGTAGGGGGTGGTTACAACGAATTCGATCGGAGCAAGGGCATTGTCACCATTCATCGGCGGGGCTTTTGGGGCAAAAATCGCGTAATTCATTTAGAATACCCCTTACAGGATGTGCTGGCTGTGCGGGTAGAAATTAGGGGTGGCTTAAATCCGCGGCGAGAACTGTATTTGAAAGTGAAAGGCAAACGGGACATCCCCCTAACGGAGGTGCGTGACCCCCTCCCTCTATCTGTCTTAGAAGAACGGGCGGCAGAGTTGGCAAAATTCCTGGGTGTTCCCCTAGAGGGTTTGTAAGAGCTTTTTTATAGAAATACAAGAAAGTTCACAAAAACCTGAGTAAAAGCTAAGGTTCATTACAGGCAGTTTTCGTCTGTTGTGTCTGTGGGTTAACTTAACCCCAGAGAGTTGCTACTGTCCATGCAAATCACAGACAATACGGTTTACTATTTACGTCGCTCTGGCGTTCCCCTGGTGCCTGTTATGGTGTTTATCTTCTGTTTATGTTTGGGGATGGGTTTTGCCACAATCTTTGGTGCCTATCATCAACCGCGCTGGGTGGGAGCAGAAACTTTGGTGCAGGTGCAATCTTTACATCTCAAGATCAGAGAAGTCAGGAGTTTTATCGCCCATCCCACCAGTGTGACTAGTGTTAGCTTCAGTCCCGATGGCAACAGCCTACTAACCACTTCCTCTGATGGACAGATACGGTGGTGGGACAACCAGGGGAACATGACCCGATCGCTACGGAGGGATGACAGTATTTTGTGGTCAGGGAGCTTCAGTCCCGATGGTAGTTTAGTAGTGATTGGCAAGCAGGATGGCACAGCGGAGGTATGGAACCAGGGGGGGCAACTTGTCACTGTCTTGAAGGGGCACAAAGACTGGGTAAACCAGGCTCAGTTCAGTCCCCAGGGCGATCGGATTTTGACGGCTAGTTCTGACGGTACGGCACGGTTATGGAATTTGCAGGGACAGTTGCTTATGACGTTAACGGGGCATCAGGGAGCAGTGTGGAGTGCCAGTTTCAGCCCCAATGGCAGATTTATTGCTACGGGGGGCAGTGACAACACCGTGAGGCTCTGGGATGGGCAGGGGCGATTAGTCAATCAGTTTCGCGGTCACACCCAGTGGGTGAGGGATGTGGTGTTTAGTCCCGATGGCAAAACGATCGCTTCCGCCAGCAATGACGGCACCATTAGGTTGTGGAGTTTAAGTGGCAAGTCCGTAGTTTTACAGGGGCATGGCAACGTAGTACGGCGGGTGCGATTTGCCCCTAATGGGAGGTTTTTAGCTTCAGCGGGGCAGGATGGCACCGTGCGTATCTGGGATAACCAGGGCAATGAAATCAGCAAACTCAACGCCCACAAAGATTGGGTCATTGGTCTCAGTTTTAGTCCCGATGGTCGTTATTTGGCTTCCAGTGCCGCTGACTTGACAGTCAAATTGTGGGACTTGGGGGGTAGCTAAGCTAAAATTGTGGCAGTACAGGCAGACAATGAGCGATGGCTATCAATCCCGAAATTCGCGACCAGGCGTACCAGTTCTTCTGTCAAGAGGCAACAGAGTTTTTACATACGATCGAGGAAGGTTTACTTACCCTCAGAAACGATCGGAGCACTGCCAATGTCCATAGAATCATGCGGGCAGCCCATTCCATCAAGGGGGGAGCAGCTAGTGTCGAACTAGAAGGGATTAAGAAAATTGCTCACAAATTGGAAGATGTCTTTCGTGCTCTTTACAACTGGGAGGGGGAAATCGATCGGGACATGGAAGAACTTCTCCTGCATGCCTTTGATGCCCTGCGTACTCCCTTAATGGCACAAATCCAAACGGGCACATACAATGAAGCCGATGCTCTTGCCCATGCCCAACCCATCTTTGAGACCCTAGAAGCCCTCCTAGGCGAAAGTCTGCATCAGGTAGACAAAGCTCTGCCGACGGCGGCAGAATTGGGAGTAGATATTGCGGCAGTAGTCTTTAGTGGGGATGTGCAACAGGGCATTGAGCACCTAGAGAGTGTGTTGCAAGACCCCCAAGCAGAGGTAGTAGGCGAATTTCGGGCAGAAGCAGAGGTATTTGCTGGCATTGGCGAGTTGTTGAATCTACCAGGGTTTACCGCCATTGCCCGGGCGGTCTTAGCAGCTATCAATCAACATCCCCAGCACATCCGAGAGATTGCCCCCATTGCTATTGCTAATTTCCGTGCTGCCCAAGCCCAAGTTTTAGCAGGAGACCGCCAAGAGGGGGGAAAGCCCAGCCCTGACCTACTGCGATGGACGGAATCACCAGCAGCCCTCCAGACGGAAAAAAAAGACCGCCTCCTGCCCTCGGAAGAATTAAACTTTGACAGTTGGCTAGAAGAAGACTTTACCCTACCGATCGAGCCTATGGAGGACAATCTGGTGGCGGATTTGGGGGAGTGGCTGACAGAAGAAGAAGAATCAACTGTCTTGCAGGATTTGACAGAGATTACTAGCGACATAGAGGACTGGCTACCAGAGGGGGGAGAGGAGGAAGAAGTCACCATCATTCAAGTAGCTTCTACCAGCAGTGATGCAGAGAATTGGCTGACAGAAGAAAAAGCAAGGACAGCGCCTATAGCAAGGCGAGAACCTGCTCCCCAGATAGAACCCCAGAGAGCTGAAAAAACTGCCCCCGATCGTACACCTGCCCAGATGACAGAAGTGATCAGGGTAGATTTGCAGAGGTTAGAGCGGTTGAACAACTTAGTAGGGGAATTAGTGACAGCGGAAAATGGCACAGAACTACAGCTACAACAATTACAGAGTGCCATCAAACAACTCCAAGAACGCTTTACTATTTTTGAACGACTGAATCGCAATCTGCAAACCTGGTTAGACCAAAGTCAGAAAATTCAGGTGAGAAATGCCCTGCGCACTCAGGATCAAGAATTTGACCCCCTGCAAATGGACTACTATAGTCCCCTGTACACCATGATTCAGGAATCTATCGAAGAGATTGCCCAGATGGGGGAAAAGGTACAGGACATTACCCTGGTTGCTCAGGAGGCAAGAAACATTCAACGGAAAAAGCAACAGACCCTACGGCAGTTAAGAAATGACTTACTATGGGCACGCATGTTGCCTCTGGGGGATATATTGAATCGCTTCCCCCGCATGGTAAGGGATTTATCGTTGAAATATCAGAAGGCAGTTAGTTGTCGAGTAGTGGGGGCAAACACCCTAGTGGACAAACAGATGCTCGAAAAACTCTATGACCCCCTGGTACATTTAGTGCGCAATGCTTTTGATCACGGTATTGAAAATTCTCCTGCGGAGAGAGCGTCCCTGGGCAAAGCAGAGGAGGGCATGATTGAAATTCGCGCCTATCACCAGGGTAACCAAACGTTTATTGTAGTACAGGATGACGGCAGAGGAATTGACCCCCAAAAGGTAGTCAGCAAGGCGATTGAAAAGGGAATTATCACCCCTGACCAAGCCCAGAGTTTAAGTCAGCAGCAGATTTATGAATTACTCTTTGCCCCTGGCTTTTCCACAGCGGATAAAGTTACCGACCTGTCGGGGCGAGGGATGGGTATGGATGCTGTCTTGTCCCAAGTGCAGGCCCTCAAAGGTAGTATCACGATCGAGTCGGAGGTAGGGAAAGGAACAGTCTTTACCTTGCGCTTCCCCCTTACCCTGACGATTAGTAAGTTGTTGATTGCGCGGGTACAGGGTCGCCCGTTGGCAGTGCCCGTGGATTCTCTAGTATCTGTCATTTCCACCGACCGATCGGCAATTGAGACAATATGGGGGAAAGAATTCTACCGCTATGACAGAATCTTGGTGCCCATATATCCCAGCCATTTTTTGGGAAGTCATTATCCGCTCCCCGCTGTTGTCAGTAAAGTGCAGGCAGGTTTAGATTTGCCTGAAGACACTGTACCGTTACTGTTGATTGCCCTGGGCAACAGAACGATCGCCTTGCTGGCAGAACAGATCATTACCGAACAGGAACTGGTGATCAAGCCCTTTAGTCCCCTCATTCCCCATCCCAGTTATTTTTATGGTTGTACGATTTTGGGGGATGGTTCACTGGTACCTGTCCTGGATACTGCTGCCCTCATCAGTCAGTGGTTAGAAACCCAGGGCAGTGCTCCCGCGGTTACGCCAGTTACTGTTCCTACTGTGAGCTTTGCGGTTGGCGAGTCTCACCGAGCGGCTGTGCCCACGATTTTAGTGGTTGATGATTCTCTCACTGCCAGACAAACTTTGGCTCTAACCCTAGAACGGGCAGGTTATGAGGTGGTGCAAGCGGGGGATGGACAAGAGGCGCTGGACAAGTTGAAAAAACACAACATCAAAGCTGTCTTTTGCGATGTGGAAATGCCTGTGATGAATGGATTTGAATTTTTAACTAACTGTCGCAAAGAATACAGTGCCGATCGGTTACCTGTAATCATGCTCACCTCCAGGGCGGGGGAACGCCATCGGGGCATTGCCAAGTTACTAGGGGCTAATCACTACCTGACCAAACCATTTTTGGAAGGAGATTTGTTGCAAACTCTACAGAATTGTCTGTCCCAAACTGCCCTAGTCTCTACCTAGGTAGGCTTCTAGGACCCGATCGTTGTGCATAATCTCCTGGGGAGTACCATCGGCAAGGTTTTGTCCTTCTGCCAAGACCCAAATGTGACTGCACAGAGACATGATCACATCCATGTTATGTTCAATAATGAGGAAACTGATGCCATCTCTATTCCAGGTTTGAATGTAATCACAGATACTTTCTAGCAGAGCGGGATTGACACCAGCGGCTGGTTCATCTAGGAGGATTAACTTGGGTCTGGTCATCAAGGTTCTAGCTAATTCCAGGAGTTTGCGCTGTCCCCCCGACAGACTACCAGCATATTGGTCTTTCATCTCCTCTAAACCAACGGAAGCTAAAAACTCCCTGGCTTCTTCCCGCCGTTGTCTTTCTTCCTGGGCAATTTTTTTACCCCGTAACCATACATTCCAGAACTTCTCCCCTGTCTGATTGGGGGCACCCAGTAGCATGTTTTCCATGACCGTCAAACGGGCGAGCACTCGTGGTACTTGGAATGTGCGGACCATGCCCAGCTGGGCGATTTGGTGGGGGGACTTGTTCCCGATGGGATAGCCGTCAAAATAGACACGCCCCCGATCGGGGGGAATAAAATTACAGAGCAAATTAAAAAACGTCGTCTTGCCGGCACCGTTGGGACCAATCAAGCCCGTGATACTACCCCGCGGTACCTCGATACCCGCTTCATAAACCGCCTGGACACCACCAAAGCGTTTGCAGAGATTTTCCGCTTTGAGAATCGGTACTGTTTGAGTCATGGCAATTTCCCCCTTTGCACACCTAAATCTGTTTTAACAGCCAAAATCCCGCTAACTTTTCCTCCGCTGGTGTTCTCTGCAGACAGAGAAAATGGACACCCCCTGCCTCCTGTTTGGCAGTTTCAAACTGGGCAGCCACCTCTAGGTCAGGAATATCTGCCACGATCCAACTACTATCGGCACCAGCGTCTAGGCGTAACTGTACTCGATCGTTACGGGGATAGAAGCGCAGAAACACAGGGTCAACCCCCGACATCCAGGCGGCAATAGCAGTAGCTCTGGGGGAAACCAGCAGCACCCCTGGGATAATCTGCTCAGGCGGGAGGGGACAGGGGAACAACTCACCAAAATCCATATCCCATTCCTCTGCCCTCTGCAACTCCGCCCCTGGGAGGGA
It encodes the following:
- a CDS encoding ABC transporter ATP-binding protein, which codes for MTQTVPILKAENLCKRFGGVQAVYEAGIEVPRGSITGLIGPNGAGKTTFFNLLCNFIPPDRGRVYFDGYPIGNKSPHQIAQLGMVRTFQVPRVLARLTVMENMLLGAPNQTGEKFWNVWLRGKKIAQEERQRREEAREFLASVGLEEMKDQYAGSLSGGQRKLLELARTLMTRPKLILLDEPAAGVNPALLESICDYIQTWNRDGISFLIIEHNMDVIMSLCSHIWVLAEGQNLADGTPQEIMHNDRVLEAYLGRD
- a CDS encoding hybrid sensor histidine kinase/response regulator, producing the protein MAINPEIRDQAYQFFCQEATEFLHTIEEGLLTLRNDRSTANVHRIMRAAHSIKGGAASVELEGIKKIAHKLEDVFRALYNWEGEIDRDMEELLLHAFDALRTPLMAQIQTGTYNEADALAHAQPIFETLEALLGESLHQVDKALPTAAELGVDIAAVVFSGDVQQGIEHLESVLQDPQAEVVGEFRAEAEVFAGIGELLNLPGFTAIARAVLAAINQHPQHIREIAPIAIANFRAAQAQVLAGDRQEGGKPSPDLLRWTESPAALQTEKKDRLLPSEELNFDSWLEEDFTLPIEPMEDNLVADLGEWLTEEEESTVLQDLTEITSDIEDWLPEGGEEEEVTIIQVASTSSDAENWLTEEKARTAPIARREPAPQIEPQRAEKTAPDRTPAQMTEVIRVDLQRLERLNNLVGELVTAENGTELQLQQLQSAIKQLQERFTIFERLNRNLQTWLDQSQKIQVRNALRTQDQEFDPLQMDYYSPLYTMIQESIEEIAQMGEKVQDITLVAQEARNIQRKKQQTLRQLRNDLLWARMLPLGDILNRFPRMVRDLSLKYQKAVSCRVVGANTLVDKQMLEKLYDPLVHLVRNAFDHGIENSPAERASLGKAEEGMIEIRAYHQGNQTFIVVQDDGRGIDPQKVVSKAIEKGIITPDQAQSLSQQQIYELLFAPGFSTADKVTDLSGRGMGMDAVLSQVQALKGSITIESEVGKGTVFTLRFPLTLTISKLLIARVQGRPLAVPVDSLVSVISTDRSAIETIWGKEFYRYDRILVPIYPSHFLGSHYPLPAVVSKVQAGLDLPEDTVPLLLIALGNRTIALLAEQIITEQELVIKPFSPLIPHPSYFYGCTILGDGSLVPVLDTAALISQWLETQGSAPAVTPVTVPTVSFAVGESHRAAVPTILVVDDSLTARQTLALTLERAGYEVVQAGDGQEALDKLKKHNIKAVFCDVEMPVMNGFEFLTNCRKEYSADRLPVIMLTSRAGERHRGIAKLLGANHYLTKPFLEGDLLQTLQNCLSQTALVST
- a CDS encoding DUF427 domain-containing protein, which gives rise to MAKAIWNGAVIAESDRCEIVENNYYFPPEAVKKEYLQPSDHHTTCGWKGVASYYNVVVDGKVNPNAAWYYPDPKPAAQNIKGYIAFWKGVQVQP
- a CDS encoding photosystem I assembly protein Ycf4, whose protein sequence is MTTEVLRYSILGSRRFSNYFFAVVVAIGGIGFTLGGLSSFFQVDLLPTADLKDLQFIPQGLALSFYGIAGILLDIYLWLVIILDVGGGYNEFDRSKGIVTIHRRGFWGKNRVIHLEYPLQDVLAVRVEIRGGLNPRRELYLKVKGKRDIPLTEVRDPLPLSVLEERAAELAKFLGVPLEGL
- the argH gene encoding argininosuccinate lyase, with the translated sequence MSAPWSQRFELALHPAIAEFNASIPFDIALLEYDITGSQAHAQMLAHQGILTPEEADTIVKGLEQIRQEYRSGAFQPGIEAEDVHFAVERRLTELIGDLGKKLHTARSRNDQVATDVRLYLREQIQLIKSDLHNWQQTLVNLAEHHLDTLIPGYTHLQRAQPISLAHHLLAYFEMAERDYQRLTEIYQRVNICPLGAGALAGTTFPIDRAYTAQLLNFQGVTRNSLDSVSDRDFVVEFCCASSLIMVHLSRLAEEVILWSSQEFQFVLLSDRVSTGSSIMPQKKNPDVPELVRGKAGRVFGHLQAILTVLKGLPLAYNKDMQEDKEPLFDTVKTVRACLQAMTILLQEGLSFRVDSLYRAVHSDFSNATDVADYLAAKGIPFREAYNIVGRIVKTCIEEDILLEQLPLDRWQAFHPLFGEDIYDAITPEHVVAARRSYGGTALEQVKLQLEEAKRILQERG
- a CDS encoding WD40 repeat domain-containing protein; translation: MQITDNTVYYLRRSGVPLVPVMVFIFCLCLGMGFATIFGAYHQPRWVGAETLVQVQSLHLKIREVRSFIAHPTSVTSVSFSPDGNSLLTTSSDGQIRWWDNQGNMTRSLRRDDSILWSGSFSPDGSLVVIGKQDGTAEVWNQGGQLVTVLKGHKDWVNQAQFSPQGDRILTASSDGTARLWNLQGQLLMTLTGHQGAVWSASFSPNGRFIATGGSDNTVRLWDGQGRLVNQFRGHTQWVRDVVFSPDGKTIASASNDGTIRLWSLSGKSVVLQGHGNVVRRVRFAPNGRFLASAGQDGTVRIWDNQGNEISKLNAHKDWVIGLSFSPDGRYLASSAADLTVKLWDLGGS